From Paenibacillus polymyxa, the proteins below share one genomic window:
- the gndA gene encoding NADP-dependent phosphogluconate dehydrogenase — translation MAKQQIGVIGLAVMGKNLALNIESRGFTVSVFNRSPEKTHDLIKEAEGKKLTGTFSIEEFVNSLESPRKILIMVQAGKATDATIEQLVPHLDKGDIIIDGGNAYFPDTQRRSKELEEKGLRFIGTGVSGGEEGALNGPAIMPGGQESAYKLVEPILTAISAKVDGDPCCTYIGPDGAGHYVKMVHNGIEYGDMQLIGEAYHLLKSVLNVSAEELHEIFTEWNKGELDSYLIEITADIFSQYDAETGKPMVDVILDAAGQKGTGKWTSQSALDLGVPLSMITESVFSRFLSAMKDERIAASKVLSGPKAESFSGDKKEFIESVRKALFASKIVSYAQGFAQMRAASDEYDWDLKYGKIAMIFRGGCIIRSQFLQNIKDAYDRDPALKNLLLDSYFKNVVETYQDAWRQVISVAVSQGIPVPGFSSALAYYDSYRTERLPANLLQAQRDYFGAHTFKRVDKEGVFHHQWF, via the coding sequence ATGGCAAAACAGCAAATTGGTGTGATCGGCCTGGCGGTAATGGGTAAAAACTTGGCCCTTAATATTGAGAGCAGAGGCTTCACCGTTTCGGTTTTTAACCGCTCTCCAGAAAAAACGCACGATCTTATCAAAGAAGCAGAAGGTAAGAAACTGACGGGTACTTTCTCCATTGAAGAATTTGTGAACTCACTGGAATCACCCCGTAAAATCCTGATCATGGTTCAAGCTGGTAAAGCTACAGATGCCACGATTGAACAGCTTGTGCCTCATCTGGACAAGGGCGACATTATTATAGACGGAGGCAATGCCTACTTCCCTGATACACAGCGCCGCAGCAAGGAGCTGGAGGAAAAAGGACTTCGCTTTATTGGTACAGGCGTATCCGGTGGTGAAGAAGGTGCCTTGAATGGTCCTGCCATTATGCCAGGTGGACAAGAAAGTGCCTACAAACTGGTAGAGCCGATTCTGACTGCAATCTCTGCTAAAGTGGACGGCGACCCATGCTGTACATATATCGGTCCCGACGGTGCTGGTCACTATGTAAAAATGGTGCACAACGGTATCGAGTACGGTGACATGCAATTGATTGGTGAAGCATATCACTTGCTGAAATCAGTTCTGAATGTGAGTGCGGAAGAACTTCATGAAATCTTTACAGAATGGAATAAAGGTGAACTGGACAGCTATCTGATCGAAATTACAGCTGACATCTTCTCCCAGTATGATGCTGAAACAGGCAAGCCTATGGTAGATGTGATCTTGGATGCTGCGGGTCAAAAAGGTACTGGTAAATGGACAAGCCAAAGCGCGCTGGATCTGGGTGTGCCATTGTCCATGATTACCGAGTCCGTATTCTCCCGTTTCTTGTCTGCTATGAAAGATGAGCGTATTGCGGCAAGCAAAGTGCTGAGCGGTCCTAAAGCTGAATCCTTCAGCGGCGACAAAAAAGAATTTATCGAAAGCGTACGTAAAGCCCTGTTCGCAAGTAAAATTGTGTCTTATGCTCAAGGTTTCGCTCAAATGCGTGCAGCTTCCGATGAATATGATTGGGATTTGAAATACGGAAAAATTGCAATGATCTTCCGCGGTGGTTGCATTATCCGTTCGCAATTCCTGCAAAACATCAAGGATGCGTATGACCGTGATCCTGCTCTGAAAAACCTATTGCTGGACTCTTATTTCAAAAATGTAGTAGAAACGTATCAAGATGCATGGCGTCAAGTGATTTCCGTGGCTGTATCTCAAGGTATTCCAGTGCCTGGCTTCTCCAGCGCGCTTGCTTACTATGACAGCTATCGCACGGAGCGTTTGCCAGCAAACCTGCTGCAAGCGCAACGTGACTACTTTGGTGCACACACGTTCAAGCGTGTGGACAAAGAAGGCGTATTCCATCATCAATGGTTTTAA
- a CDS encoding rhodanese-like domain-containing protein has product MTQIALIEPSELRARLQAGEQLQLIDVREAEEVAEGMIEGAKHIPLGQIPGRLEEIERTGEIIFICRSGYRSERACEYLQQLGYVGCTNMIGGMLQWSQEQ; this is encoded by the coding sequence ATGACGCAAATCGCTCTGATTGAACCTTCTGAGCTTCGCGCACGCCTGCAAGCAGGAGAGCAATTGCAATTGATCGACGTCCGTGAAGCGGAAGAAGTAGCGGAAGGTATGATTGAAGGTGCCAAGCACATTCCGCTCGGACAGATTCCGGGCCGCCTTGAGGAAATTGAACGCACCGGTGAAATCATCTTTATTTGCCGGAGCGGTTATCGCAGTGAACGTGCCTGCGAATATTTGCAGCAGTTAGGTTACGTGGGTTGCACCAATATGATTGGTGGCATGCTGCAATGGTCACAGGAGCAGTAA
- the aroA gene encoding 3-phosphoshikimate 1-carboxyvinyltransferase: MDVIVRPTPSLQGEIGALSSKNYTTRYLLTAALADGQSTIYYPAHSEDSDAMRRCITDLGAVLEEDNEKIVITGFGSHPQAVKELNVGNAGAVLRFLMGIASLCPDVTFVNTYPDSLGKRPHDDLIDALGQLGVRVDHREGKLPIRIQGGQAKGGKIQVSGSVSSQYLSALLFLTPLLEEDSEIEVLHDLKSKVVIGQTLEVLQEAGITIHASDDYMSFRVPGRQSYQPRTYTVQGDYPGSAAVLAAAAVTNSDVTIHRLKEQSKQGERAIVDVLRMMEVPLTHENDTVVVKGNGRLKAIEFDGDAATDAVLAMVAAAVFAEGTSRFYNVENLRYKECDRITDYLNELSKAGARIEERQAEIIVHGRPEGVEGGVEINAHFDHRVIMALTVVGLRAQKPLVIKDAHHVAKSYPQYFDHLTTLGASVEWVK; the protein is encoded by the coding sequence ATGGATGTTATCGTTAGACCTACCCCTTCCCTGCAAGGAGAGATTGGGGCTTTGTCCTCCAAAAACTACACTACTCGTTATCTGCTAACGGCTGCACTAGCTGATGGGCAAAGTACTATTTACTATCCAGCTCATAGTGAAGACAGTGATGCTATGCGTCGTTGTATCACCGATCTGGGAGCAGTGCTGGAAGAGGATAATGAAAAAATCGTGATTACAGGTTTTGGTAGCCATCCTCAAGCTGTGAAGGAACTGAACGTGGGCAATGCAGGAGCGGTGCTCCGTTTTTTGATGGGAATTGCGTCCCTATGTCCGGATGTTACATTTGTGAATACATATCCCGACTCCTTGGGGAAAAGACCCCATGATGATCTAATTGATGCACTGGGCCAACTGGGGGTTAGAGTAGATCATCGTGAAGGCAAGTTGCCAATACGTATTCAGGGTGGTCAGGCGAAGGGCGGTAAAATCCAAGTGTCCGGTTCGGTTAGCTCACAGTATTTAAGCGCTCTGTTGTTCCTTACACCTCTACTGGAGGAAGATAGTGAAATTGAAGTGCTGCATGATTTGAAATCCAAAGTGGTCATTGGGCAGACGCTGGAGGTATTGCAAGAGGCTGGTATTACCATTCATGCAAGTGATGACTACATGTCTTTCCGCGTACCGGGTCGGCAATCCTATCAGCCACGTACGTATACTGTACAGGGGGATTATCCAGGGAGTGCTGCGGTGCTGGCGGCGGCTGCAGTAACGAATTCCGATGTAACCATCCATCGTCTTAAAGAACAGAGCAAACAGGGAGAACGTGCTATTGTAGACGTGCTGCGTATGATGGAAGTGCCACTGACACATGAGAACGATACCGTTGTCGTAAAGGGGAACGGTCGATTGAAAGCCATCGAGTTTGACGGTGATGCTGCGACAGACGCTGTGCTTGCCATGGTAGCTGCGGCTGTATTTGCCGAAGGTACGTCCCGTTTCTATAACGTGGAAAATTTACGGTATAAGGAATGTGACCGTATTACCGATTATTTGAATGAATTGAGCAAGGCTGGAGCTCGGATAGAAGAACGTCAAGCGGAAATCATTGTGCATGGTAGACCGGAGGGTGTCGAAGGTGGTGTGGAAATCAACGCGCATTTTGATCACCGTGTCATTATGGCATTGACGGTTGTAGGTTTGCGTGCGCAGAAGCCGCTAGTGATCAAGGATGCGCATCATGTCGCCAAATCGTATCCACAGTATTTCGACCATCTGACGACGCTTGGTGCTTCTGTAGAATGGGTAAAATAA
- a CDS encoding CoA-binding protein, protein MAFENPSREEIKNILEQVGNIAVVGLSDKSDRTSYMVSYAMQQRGYRIIPVNPAAAGQTILGETCYASLAEVPEPVELVNVFRRSEYCAEVAREAAAIGAKILWLQQGIISQEAADIAQEHGMTVIMDRCIKVEDSVTQAVRKG, encoded by the coding sequence ATGGCTTTTGAAAATCCGTCCAGAGAAGAGATTAAGAATATTTTGGAACAAGTAGGCAATATTGCGGTTGTTGGTTTGTCTGATAAATCAGACCGCACCTCATACATGGTTTCTTATGCTATGCAACAGCGGGGATACCGGATTATTCCGGTAAATCCTGCGGCCGCAGGACAAACGATTCTTGGAGAGACTTGCTATGCCAGTCTTGCTGAAGTACCAGAGCCCGTTGAATTGGTTAATGTATTCCGGCGTAGCGAATACTGCGCAGAGGTTGCGCGTGAAGCCGCTGCTATTGGAGCAAAGATATTGTGGCTGCAACAGGGAATTATAAGCCAGGAAGCCGCTGACATTGCACAGGAGCATGGAATGACGGTTATTATGGATCGTTGCATTAAGGTGGAGGATTCAGTGACCCAAGCTGTACGTAAAGGATAA